From Vibrio aerogenes, a single genomic window includes:
- a CDS encoding PhzF family phenazine biosynthesis protein, protein MVVDLARSINRLHRNPFNTYTKNHYTSELIADFCKKHKVVGFHVFELYKPENMLTASCRNFAPLLGISEESATGSASGALACYLTEHLGIDRDYVFEQGRAMNCTSIITASVESENSKIISVKVGGFASHIGTMEIPV, encoded by the coding sequence TTGGTTGTTGATCTGGCGAGATCAATCAACAGGCTACACCGCAATCCCTTCAACACATATACCAAAAATCACTATACCTCTGAACTTATTGCAGACTTCTGTAAAAAACACAAAGTTGTTGGTTTTCATGTTTTTGAGCTTTATAAACCAGAAAATATGCTTACAGCAAGCTGCCGTAATTTTGCACCATTGCTTGGTATATCAGAAGAATCGGCTACTGGTAGCGCTAGCGGTGCTTTAGCGTGTTATCTTACAGAACATCTGGGAATAGATCGTGATTATGTCTTTGAACAAGGTAGGGCTATGAATTGTACTTCAATAATTACAGCATCTGTTGAGTCAGAGAATTCAAAAATAATCAGTGTGAAAGTTGGTGGCTTTGCAAGTCATATTGGTACGATGGAGATCCCCGTCTAA
- a CDS encoding ribonuclease T2 family protein, whose translation MKLKTLLAVFSALTLFFGVVGQCSAVAFSGTFYASQACPAYQSKNKKTNPGNIYLVSGQSYQIQEANKSNATWYRVVVENANPQLRWVSVSCGEVKDGDSSSSGSSDSSGSSGSGSCSTAGQEDSYVFALSWQPAFCETHTSKPECKVTDSSAYQAGNFTLHGLWPNKASCGTSYGFCGSYSHSVSPFCSYDAVPMSSSTLALLGQYMPSAAYGSCLQRHEWYKHGTCQTQRNADEYFKTAIRLQKEFNQNVAYFMRDHLGESVSTQDFFDVVDQAFFDGAHKRLQISCKNSKLVDVYINLPKQLDENASLESLMMDADPKFSNKCGSSFTVDEIGF comes from the coding sequence ATGAAACTAAAAACTCTGTTGGCTGTTTTTTCTGCCCTGACACTGTTTTTCGGTGTTGTCGGGCAGTGTTCCGCGGTAGCTTTCTCTGGTACTTTTTATGCCAGTCAGGCATGTCCCGCTTATCAATCAAAAAATAAGAAGACCAATCCCGGGAATATTTATCTGGTTTCCGGTCAGTCTTATCAGATTCAGGAAGCAAATAAAAGCAATGCCACCTGGTACCGGGTGGTGGTTGAGAATGCCAACCCGCAGTTGCGTTGGGTCTCTGTCAGTTGTGGTGAGGTAAAAGATGGTGATTCTTCTTCATCTGGCAGCTCAGATTCATCGGGCAGTTCGGGTTCTGGCAGCTGTTCAACCGCGGGTCAGGAAGACAGTTATGTTTTTGCCCTTAGCTGGCAGCCTGCTTTCTGTGAAACACATACGTCAAAGCCTGAATGTAAGGTCACTGATTCCAGCGCTTATCAGGCCGGAAACTTTACCCTGCATGGTTTGTGGCCGAATAAAGCCTCTTGTGGCACAAGCTACGGATTCTGTGGCAGCTATTCTCACTCGGTGAGTCCTTTCTGCAGTTATGATGCGGTTCCGATGTCATCATCGACGCTGGCATTACTGGGACAATATATGCCAAGTGCAGCCTATGGTTCTTGCTTGCAACGCCATGAATGGTACAAGCACGGTACCTGCCAGACGCAAAGAAACGCGGATGAATATTTTAAAACGGCGATTCGCCTGCAAAAAGAATTTAACCAGAATGTCGCTTATTTCATGCGGGATCACCTCGGTGAATCTGTCTCCACGCAAGACTTTTTTGATGTCGTGGATCAGGCGTTTTTTGATGGTGCGCACAAACGGTTACAGATTTCATGTAAGAACAGCAAATTAGTGGATGTCTATATTAATTTGCCGAAGCAACTGGATGAAAATGCTTCCCTTGAAAGCTTAATGATGGATGCCGATCCGAAGTTTTCTAACAAATGTGGCAGCAGCTTCACTGTGGATGAAATCGGCTTTTAA
- the dbpA gene encoding ATP-dependent RNA helicase DbpA: MSQQPFSSLPLSPALLQNIDSLGYTAMTPIQAQSLPLMLQGKDVIGQGKTGSGKTVAFGLTVLNNLNVKRFRVQSLVLCPTRELADQVAKEIRTLARTIHNIKVLTLCGGMPMGPQIGSLEHGAHILVGTPGRVLDHLNKGRIHLEELNTLVLDEADRMLEMGFQDALDAIIDAAPTARQTLLFSATFPPQIQSTTQRIMRNPEMVKVESTHESSSIRQYFYKVTDEQSRLDATKTLLLHHQPESAVIFCNTKREVKSVADLLWNAGFDVIDIHGDLEQRDRTQTLVQFANKSISILVATDVAARGLDVADLDMVINFQLSRDPEVHVHRIGRTGRAGSKGVACSLFSDKEMIRVSQIDEYMNLPIEPAQLPSSDGLPETAYTAPMATIEISGGKKQKLRAGDILGALTGKQGILGKQVGKINLFDMRAYVAVEKNVAKKAAKKLEQDKIKGRQFRARVLKS; encoded by the coding sequence TTGAGCCAGCAACCATTTTCATCACTTCCTCTGTCCCCGGCGTTACTTCAGAACATCGACTCACTGGGATATACCGCCATGACCCCGATTCAGGCGCAAAGTCTGCCACTGATGTTGCAGGGCAAAGATGTCATTGGACAGGGAAAAACCGGTTCAGGTAAAACCGTGGCATTTGGCCTGACGGTCCTGAACAACCTGAATGTAAAGCGTTTCCGGGTTCAGTCTTTAGTACTTTGCCCGACGCGGGAACTGGCTGATCAGGTTGCAAAAGAAATCCGTACGCTGGCCCGGACCATTCACAATATCAAGGTGCTGACCTTGTGTGGCGGCATGCCAATGGGACCACAGATTGGTTCCCTGGAGCATGGCGCGCATATTCTGGTGGGTACTCCCGGACGCGTGTTAGATCACCTCAACAAAGGCCGGATTCATCTCGAAGAGCTCAATACACTGGTACTGGATGAAGCCGACCGGATGCTGGAAATGGGCTTTCAGGATGCGCTGGATGCCATTATCGACGCTGCGCCGACAGCACGTCAGACGCTGCTGTTCAGCGCGACATTCCCGCCACAAATTCAGTCCACCACTCAGCGGATCATGCGCAATCCGGAGATGGTGAAAGTTGAATCAACCCATGAATCCTCTTCAATCCGGCAATATTTCTACAAGGTCACCGATGAACAGTCCCGGCTGGATGCCACTAAAACCCTGCTGCTTCATCATCAACCTGAGTCAGCGGTGATTTTCTGTAACACCAAACGAGAGGTCAAGTCAGTCGCGGATTTGCTCTGGAATGCCGGTTTTGATGTGATTGATATTCACGGCGATCTTGAGCAACGCGATCGCACCCAAACGCTGGTTCAGTTCGCCAATAAAAGTATTTCTATTCTGGTCGCGACCGATGTGGCAGCCCGCGGGCTGGATGTCGCCGATCTGGATATGGTGATCAATTTCCAGCTCTCGCGCGATCCGGAAGTCCACGTGCACCGGATTGGCCGGACCGGGCGCGCAGGCAGCAAAGGCGTTGCCTGTAGTCTGTTCAGCGACAAAGAAATGATTCGCGTGTCGCAAATCGATGAATACATGAACTTGCCCATCGAACCTGCACAGTTGCCCTCAAGCGATGGATTACCGGAAACCGCATATACTGCGCCGATGGCGACCATTGAAATTTCCGGCGGTAAGAAACAAAAACTGCGCGCGGGGGATATTCTCGGCGCACTGACCGGAAAACAGGGTATTTTGGGTAAACAGGTCGGAAAAATTAATCTGTTTGATATGCGGGCGTACGTGGCAGTTGAAAAAAATGTCGCCAAAAAAGCTGCCAAAAAACTCGAACAAGACAAGATCAAAGGCCGCCAGTTCAGAGCCCGTGTGCTGAAGTCTTAA
- a CDS encoding DUF2999 family protein: MNPILAMLKENNISDEKISELFEALTQNPLAAMGTLGQLNLPQEQVQLLMGQVMQNPSLIKEAVEELGLDFAKVEAAKTKLQQP; encoded by the coding sequence ATGAATCCGATTCTTGCCATGTTGAAAGAGAATAACATCAGCGATGAAAAAATCAGTGAACTGTTTGAGGCACTGACACAAAACCCGCTGGCTGCCATGGGAACACTGGGTCAGCTGAACTTGCCTCAGGAACAGGTTCAGTTGTTAATGGGGCAGGTGATGCAGAACCCATCTTTAATCAAAGAAGCCGTTGAAGAGCTGGGCCTTGATTTCGCAAAAGTAGAAGCAGCGAAAACGAAGCTTCAACAGCCGTAA
- a CDS encoding sensor domain-containing diguanylate cyclase, whose product MVKKYKFNRWIFILLSIIYGFFAYTTINLLTERFVDKQIQQAKESIQHELALVRYSIEAYIYRDAYLADSFATVVALNPQFAMKNWKQVSEPFVSKATLVRNIGLAPDDVISYVYPLKGNEKAVGLDFRTVPAQYKTVQMARETKQVVIAGPLELVQGGRGLIARYPIFTDLPYNNNYWGGLSVVINYDRLIETSGLHQLQGVEVAIVADTHDGMGERVIEGDASVLTQFDMSYPIYLPNDAWTLFARYQNLSDIESISRFRHVFVSLGIVTFVAGYILMMFFISNYLRAHNLSLHDELTQLPNRRYLFSELNLLMARKGAWVEFTVLNIDLNKFKEINDSLGHEAGDQVLKHMALSLQKCLRTTDFISRVGGDEFIIVLRRTSKKEDVELIIRKIHLFLESRPLHWNNDKIWLSLSIGFHIFKGKADPKLIQEILSIADKKMYEDKTLKHTEL is encoded by the coding sequence TTGGTAAAAAAGTATAAATTTAACCGATGGATATTTATTTTATTAAGTATCATTTATGGTTTTTTTGCATATACAACCATTAACCTGTTGACCGAGCGGTTTGTAGACAAACAAATTCAACAGGCAAAAGAGTCGATCCAACATGAATTGGCTTTAGTTCGGTATAGTATCGAAGCATATATATATCGCGATGCATATCTGGCAGACAGTTTTGCTACAGTTGTGGCCCTGAATCCACAGTTCGCAATGAAAAACTGGAAGCAGGTGTCTGAACCATTTGTGTCTAAAGCGACGCTTGTAAGAAACATCGGCTTAGCGCCAGATGACGTCATATCCTATGTGTATCCCCTGAAAGGCAATGAAAAAGCCGTGGGTCTGGATTTCCGGACTGTGCCGGCACAGTACAAAACCGTCCAGATGGCCAGAGAAACCAAACAAGTGGTGATTGCCGGGCCGTTAGAATTGGTGCAGGGTGGGCGGGGGTTGATTGCCCGATATCCTATCTTTACCGATTTGCCCTATAACAACAATTACTGGGGGGGCTTAAGTGTTGTGATCAATTATGACAGGCTGATCGAAACCTCCGGGCTTCATCAATTGCAGGGCGTTGAAGTCGCTATCGTTGCCGATACTCATGACGGCATGGGAGAAAGAGTGATTGAAGGCGATGCAAGTGTTTTAACACAATTTGATATGAGTTATCCGATATATTTACCGAATGACGCGTGGACATTATTTGCCCGTTATCAAAACCTCAGTGACATTGAAAGTATCAGCCGGTTCAGGCATGTTTTTGTGAGTCTTGGCATTGTAACGTTTGTTGCTGGCTATATATTAATGATGTTTTTTATCAGTAACTATCTGCGGGCTCATAATCTCTCTTTACACGATGAACTGACTCAGTTACCAAACCGACGTTATCTGTTTAGTGAATTGAACTTGCTCATGGCAAGAAAAGGAGCCTGGGTAGAATTCACGGTATTAAACATTGATTTAAACAAGTTTAAAGAAATTAATGATTCGCTGGGACATGAAGCCGGTGATCAGGTATTGAAACATATGGCCTTGTCATTGCAAAAATGTTTAAGAACGACGGATTTTATTTCAAGAGTTGGGGGCGATGAGTTCATTATCGTTCTCAGACGTACGTCCAAAAAGGAAGATGTGGAACTCATTATCCGGAAAATACATCTTTTTTTAGAGTCCAGACCTCTTCATTGGAATAATGATAAAATATGGTTGTCACTGAGTATTGGATTCCATATTTTCAAGGGTAAAGCGGATCCGAAACTGATTCAGGAAATTTTATCGATAGCAGATAAAAAAATGTACGAAGATAAAACGCTCAAGCACACTGAACTATGA
- the nfi gene encoding deoxyribonuclease V (cleaves DNA at apurinic or apyrimidinic sites), with product MKPILKHPWNLSETEALTLQQQLAAQVIKTDQLRTVNYIAGVDVAYPDSGDRLVAAVVILDADTLEVIETQTAEDEVHFPYIPGLFSFRELPPLLKAFEKVQQTPDLILCDGQGLAHPRRFGLACHLGMLFDVPTIGCGKTRLTGEHEQPAPERGASAPLIDQNEVIGCVLRTQTNINPVYVSVGHKISLETACKWVLKAAPKYRLPETTRQADHLVNTLRKALGNK from the coding sequence ATGAAACCCATCCTCAAACATCCGTGGAATTTATCTGAAACAGAAGCCCTGACATTACAGCAACAGCTGGCAGCACAGGTGATCAAAACCGACCAGCTCCGTACGGTAAACTATATTGCCGGGGTTGATGTAGCTTATCCTGATTCTGGTGATCGGCTTGTGGCTGCGGTGGTGATCCTTGATGCAGACACCCTTGAAGTCATCGAAACCCAAACGGCGGAGGATGAAGTTCATTTTCCGTATATTCCGGGTTTATTCTCATTCAGGGAACTCCCGCCACTACTCAAAGCCTTTGAAAAAGTACAACAAACACCGGATCTGATACTCTGCGATGGTCAGGGCCTTGCTCATCCAAGACGATTCGGACTGGCGTGCCATCTGGGTATGCTGTTTGATGTTCCTACCATTGGTTGCGGTAAAACCCGCCTGACAGGAGAGCATGAACAGCCAGCGCCGGAGAGAGGCGCTTCTGCACCGCTGATTGATCAGAATGAAGTCATCGGCTGTGTGCTGAGAACCCAGACAAATATCAATCCTGTTTATGTCTCTGTCGGGCACAAAATCTCTCTGGAAACCGCCTGTAAATGGGTCCTGAAAGCTGCACCAAAATATCGTCTGCCCGAAACAACCCGGCAGGCCGATCATCTGGTCAATACCTTAAGAAAAGCACTGGGAAATAAATAA
- a CDS encoding penicillin acylase family protein, protein MNKKELNQAEICWTENDVPHIKADNYEALGFGYGCVHARDRLLELAGQAIALRGDRSKYYGADGFSTVGFLKTTNLNSDLIFRMRLPETWVAEALAKLSGQIRDYIRGYVNGLNHHVAQMTDDERQRLGPDEHLVTFEAADVVRSAMRFGIMKELVEIGPYIVSSSEAWKSLSLPDGQVNDDSQFNNDSLADDDSLANDGETDSPHAKAVETEGGFGSNAWAFGGDVVEGGGAILLGNPHSAWKRTPHQQRIYMHQYHLTIPGELDVAGTSFLGFPLPMTGYNTDVSWSILDAATVTPYVMQKMDVSPVNGQLTYRMDDVRKPVTIRTVAVEVLEKPGELQTRRYQFIESELGLLYHLPQRPGKPQGWYAITNPGERNARGLDQFLAAAKATSTREFVSAIENNRGILCQLVVADRHGEAAYVVAGNVPPVSDEEMAQCHIGDASAAFHVLDGTRSRCAFRDADNRPLLPAASFYPNVFTRGVIQNTNNSYKFTEYGQVQPDYPSVFGQHKADHQIGKHIAAGLRYDPRLIMSSRRIRELLAEGKMTPESVLQIIFDNRNYAAETFLDSILALSDVAHSEAARQGFSVLQQWDRKNNAESKGALLFHLFWNQIVQTDLLKVPASGDPELGSQLEITPHSAPVLIEALEKSVNALVAFGFSPDEPWGNALYQTAEGTHIPLHGGSYQEGILNGEMPAPLTEQGFPYILFGTAYVQRVRWENEQIVVDALLSHGQRDGVESAGRTAQLKMFSGKKLYRIPFLPHELAD, encoded by the coding sequence ATGAATAAGAAAGAATTAAATCAGGCAGAGATCTGCTGGACAGAGAATGATGTTCCCCATATCAAAGCAGATAATTATGAAGCTCTGGGGTTTGGCTATGGCTGTGTCCATGCCCGTGACCGTTTATTAGAACTGGCAGGGCAGGCGATTGCGCTGCGGGGAGATCGCTCGAAATACTATGGCGCTGACGGATTTTCAACGGTTGGTTTTTTGAAAACGACCAATCTGAATTCCGATTTGATCTTCCGGATGAGATTGCCGGAAACGTGGGTTGCAGAAGCACTGGCAAAACTGAGTGGACAGATCCGTGATTATATCCGGGGTTATGTGAATGGTCTGAACCACCATGTAGCGCAGATGACGGACGACGAGCGCCAGCGGCTTGGTCCGGATGAACATCTGGTGACGTTTGAAGCGGCGGATGTGGTGCGCTCCGCGATGCGCTTTGGCATTATGAAAGAGCTGGTGGAAATTGGTCCTTATATTGTGTCTTCTTCTGAAGCATGGAAAAGCCTTTCGCTGCCGGATGGTCAGGTCAATGATGATAGTCAGTTCAACAATGATAGTCTGGCCGATGATGATAGTCTGGCCAATGATGGTGAAACAGATTCTCCTCATGCAAAAGCGGTCGAAACAGAGGGCGGTTTTGGCAGTAATGCCTGGGCTTTTGGCGGGGATGTGGTCGAAGGTGGCGGGGCGATATTGCTGGGTAATCCGCATTCAGCCTGGAAACGTACCCCGCACCAACAACGAATTTACATGCATCAGTATCATCTGACGATTCCGGGAGAACTGGATGTCGCCGGAACGTCTTTTCTCGGCTTTCCTCTGCCGATGACCGGATATAATACCGATGTGTCCTGGAGCATTTTAGATGCGGCGACGGTGACGCCTTATGTCATGCAGAAAATGGATGTCTCGCCTGTTAATGGTCAACTGACTTACCGGATGGATGATGTAAGAAAACCGGTCACAATCAGAACCGTTGCGGTTGAGGTCCTTGAAAAGCCGGGTGAGCTGCAAACCCGGCGTTACCAGTTTATCGAATCTGAATTGGGTCTCCTCTATCATCTGCCTCAGCGGCCGGGAAAACCACAGGGGTGGTATGCGATCACCAATCCGGGAGAGAGAAATGCCAGAGGGCTGGACCAGTTTCTTGCGGCAGCGAAAGCCACTTCAACACGTGAATTTGTCTCTGCAATAGAAAATAACCGCGGTATTTTGTGTCAGCTGGTTGTGGCGGATCGCCACGGTGAGGCGGCGTATGTGGTGGCGGGTAATGTGCCGCCGGTGAGCGATGAAGAAATGGCACAATGTCATATCGGTGATGCATCGGCAGCATTTCATGTGCTGGATGGTACCCGCAGCCGGTGTGCCTTTCGTGATGCGGATAACCGGCCTTTATTACCTGCGGCTTCTTTCTATCCCAATGTTTTCACGCGGGGTGTGATTCAAAATACCAATAACAGCTATAAATTCACCGAGTACGGTCAGGTACAGCCCGACTATCCATCGGTGTTTGGTCAGCATAAGGCCGATCACCAAATCGGGAAGCATATTGCTGCCGGATTAAGATATGACCCAAGGTTGATCATGTCTTCACGAAGAATCAGGGAGCTGCTGGCTGAAGGGAAAATGACGCCCGAAAGCGTTTTACAGATCATATTTGATAACCGTAATTATGCAGCTGAAACATTTTTAGATAGCATTCTGGCACTTTCTGATGTGGCTCATTCAGAGGCCGCCCGGCAAGGGTTCAGTGTCTTACAGCAGTGGGACCGGAAGAATAACGCAGAGAGCAAAGGCGCGCTGTTGTTCCATCTGTTCTGGAATCAAATTGTCCAGACTGACCTGCTCAAAGTCCCGGCCAGTGGCGATCCTGAACTGGGGTCTCAGCTTGAAATCACGCCGCACAGTGCGCCCGTGCTCATTGAAGCGCTGGAAAAGTCAGTCAATGCGCTGGTTGCGTTTGGATTCAGTCCGGACGAACCCTGGGGCAATGCGTTGTATCAAACCGCAGAAGGCACTCACATCCCTTTGCACGGTGGCTCCTATCAGGAAGGAATTCTCAATGGTGAGATGCCGGCACCACTGACGGAACAAGGATTCCCTTACATTCTGTTTGGTACCGCGTATGTTCAGCGGGTGAGATGGGAAAATGAACAAATTGTTGTGGATGCGCTGCTCAGTCACGGTCAGCGGGATGGCGTCGAATCAGCCGGGCGCACGGCGCAGCTGAAGATGTTCTCTGGCAAAAAATTGTACCGGATTCCTTTTTTACCCCATGAACTGGCAGACTAA
- a CDS encoding GNAT family N-acetyltransferase, with protein sequence MEVKYQKAQYFDGELLAGIRVKAMRESLEAIGRFDPKRARDRFLDHFCPEETSMILVENRIVGFYSLSTKDSYLYLSHLYILPEYQGKGIGYYTLNRIKEMASGLNYPLRLGALRGSPSNDFYKANGFRFSHEQDWDLYYVWEQSGQARHASALVSAHVG encoded by the coding sequence GTGGAAGTGAAGTACCAGAAAGCACAATATTTTGATGGGGAGTTACTTGCCGGAATACGCGTCAAGGCGATGAGAGAAAGTCTGGAAGCGATCGGCAGATTTGATCCAAAGCGGGCCCGTGATCGTTTTTTGGATCATTTTTGTCCGGAAGAAACTTCGATGATTTTGGTCGAAAATCGTATTGTCGGCTTTTATTCCTTATCAACAAAAGACAGCTACCTATATCTGTCTCATCTTTATATTTTGCCTGAGTATCAGGGAAAAGGGATTGGCTATTACACTTTAAACCGGATAAAAGAGATGGCATCAGGTTTGAATTATCCGCTCCGGCTGGGCGCGTTAAGAGGCAGTCCTTCCAATGATTTTTACAAGGCGAATGGTTTTCGCTTCAGTCATGAGCAAGACTGGGATCTGTATTATGTGTGGGAACAGAGCGGGCAAGCGCGTCATGCTTCTGCTTTGGTTTCAGCGCACGTTGGATAA